In Tiliqua scincoides isolate rTilSci1 chromosome 1, rTilSci1.hap2, whole genome shotgun sequence, the following are encoded in one genomic region:
- the MFSD4B gene encoding sodium-dependent glucose transporter 1 isoform X2, which yields MAIAILGPTFQDLAANVNKNVSQISYIFVGRSMGYFGGSLIGGILFDCLNAHLLLGFSMLATAVGLYIIPWCKKALLLTAMMSVIGFSMGVLDTGGNVLALGTWEAEAGPHMQALHFSFAMGAFVAPVLAKMVLGNSASDSLFHLDDTDDNHSAVNYTDPLMLNLQLNWNFVLSYAVIGTYILLVGLLFFALYLKTSHVRGRTKLSVQKYWTAKYHHALILLLSVFFLCYVGAEVAYGSYIFTYANTYIGMEENEAAGLNSLFWGAFAACRGLAICFATCSYPGTMILWSLIGSTVSSLFLALFNTHTVSLWLGSAVYGASMATVFPSGISWIEQYTTIEGKSASLFVMGAALGEMCVPAMVGYLQGHFPTLPVLMYAALGAAVMTAVLFPVMYKLATAPCDAQLKDTGDSEVQEALLSNAHLEEDEEDGREWNEVDFEVIEMNDTLRNSVIETSKTIQGECSPATSSHPPSGSVSFNSPLLAAISSRRKNSNADWDKND from the exons ATGGCTATTGCTATCCTGGGGCCCACATTTCAAGACTTGGCTGCAAATGTGAACAAAAATGTCAGTCAAATTTCCTACATCTTTGTGGGCCGTTCAATGGGGTATTTTGGTGGTTCTCTGATTGGTGGAATTCTCTTTGACTGCTTGAATGCTCACCTTCTCTTGG GATTCTCTATGCTGGCTACAGCTGTAGGTCTGTATATCATTCCATGGTGTAAGAAAGCACTTTTGTTGACAGCTATGATGTCTGTTATTGGTTTTTCCATGGGAGTCCTAGATACAG GTGGAAATGTTCTTGCCTTGGGCACATGGGAGGCAGAGGCTGGTCCACATATGCAGGCCTTACACTTCAGTTTTGCTATGGGTGCATTTGTGGCCCCTGTCCTGGCCAAGATGGTGCTGGGTAACTCTGCTTCTGATTCTCTGTTCCATTTGGATGACACTGATGATAATCATTCTGCTGTGAATTATACTGATCCGTTGATGCTGAATCTGCAGTTAAATTGGAACTTTGTATTGTCTTATGCTGTTATAGGCACTTATATCTTGCTTGTTGGTTTACTTTTCTTTGCTTTATACCTGAAGACCAGTCATGTTCGAGGCAGGACAAAGCTTTCTGTGCAAAAATACTGGACTGCCAAATACCACCATGccctcatcctcctcctctcgGTGTTCTTCTTATGCTATGTGGGAGCAGAGGTAGCCTATGGCTCTTATATTTTTACTTATGCAAACACCTACATTGGCATGGAGGAGAATGAAGCAGCTGGTCTGAACTCTCTTTTTTGGGGAGCATTTGCAGCCTGCAGGGGCCTGGCCATCTGTTTCGCTACCTGCTCCTATCCTGGGACTATGATCTTGTGGAGTCTCATAGGCTCCACTGTGTCATCTTTGTTCCTGGCACTGTTCAACACACACACTGTCTCTCTGTGGCTTGGCTCTGCAGTGTACGGGGCTTCAATGGCAACTGTATTTCCCAGTGGCATTTCCTGGATTGAGCAGTATACCACAATTGAAGGGAAATCTGCATCATTGTTTGTGATGGGTGCTGCTCTGGGGGAAATGTGTGTTCCTGCAATGGTTGGCTATCTTCAGGGACACTTTCCAACCCTCCCTGTGCTCATGTATGCGGCACTGGGAGCTGCAGTCATGACCGCAGTGCTGTTTCCTGTGATGTATAAGCTAGCTACAGCACCCTGTGATGCTCAACTTAAGGACACTGGAGACAGTGAAGTCCAGGAAGCCTTATTGTCCAATGCTCATCTTGAGGAAGATGAGGAGGATGGCAGAGAATGGAATGAAGTAGACTTTGAAGTGATTGAGATGAATGACACACTGAGGAATTCTGTCATAGAAACATCTAAGACAATCCAAGGTGAGTGCTCACCTGCTACCTCCAGCCACCCTCCTTCAGGAAGCGTATCATTTAATTCTCCTTTACTTGCTGCCATTTCCTCAAGACGAAAGAATTCAAATGCAGATTGGGATAAAAATGACTAA
- the MFSD4B gene encoding sodium-dependent glucose transporter 1 isoform X1 has protein sequence MAIAILGPTFQDLAANVNKNVSQISYIFVGRSMGYFGGSLIGGILFDCLNAHLLLGFSMLATAVGLYIIPWCKKALLLTAMMSVIGFSMGVLDTGGNVLALGTWEAEAGPHMQALHFSFAMGAFVAPVLAKMVLGNSASDSLFHLDDTDDNHSAVNYTDPLMLNLQLNWNFVLSYAVIGTYILLVGLLFFALYLKTSHVRGRTKLSVQKYWTAKYHHALILLLSVFFLCYVGAEVAYGSYIFTYANTYIGMEENEAAGLNSLFWGAFAACRGLAICFATCSYPGTMILWSLIGSTVSSLFLALFNTHTVSLWLGSAVYGASMATVFPSGISWIEQYTTIEGKSASLFVMGAALGEMCVPAMVGYLQGHFPTLPVLMYAALGAAVMTAVLFPVMYKLATAPCDAQLKDTGDSEVQEALLSNAHLEEDEEDGREWNEVDFEVIEMNDTLRNSVIETSKTIQGLAFS, from the exons ATGGCTATTGCTATCCTGGGGCCCACATTTCAAGACTTGGCTGCAAATGTGAACAAAAATGTCAGTCAAATTTCCTACATCTTTGTGGGCCGTTCAATGGGGTATTTTGGTGGTTCTCTGATTGGTGGAATTCTCTTTGACTGCTTGAATGCTCACCTTCTCTTGG GATTCTCTATGCTGGCTACAGCTGTAGGTCTGTATATCATTCCATGGTGTAAGAAAGCACTTTTGTTGACAGCTATGATGTCTGTTATTGGTTTTTCCATGGGAGTCCTAGATACAG GTGGAAATGTTCTTGCCTTGGGCACATGGGAGGCAGAGGCTGGTCCACATATGCAGGCCTTACACTTCAGTTTTGCTATGGGTGCATTTGTGGCCCCTGTCCTGGCCAAGATGGTGCTGGGTAACTCTGCTTCTGATTCTCTGTTCCATTTGGATGACACTGATGATAATCATTCTGCTGTGAATTATACTGATCCGTTGATGCTGAATCTGCAGTTAAATTGGAACTTTGTATTGTCTTATGCTGTTATAGGCACTTATATCTTGCTTGTTGGTTTACTTTTCTTTGCTTTATACCTGAAGACCAGTCATGTTCGAGGCAGGACAAAGCTTTCTGTGCAAAAATACTGGACTGCCAAATACCACCATGccctcatcctcctcctctcgGTGTTCTTCTTATGCTATGTGGGAGCAGAGGTAGCCTATGGCTCTTATATTTTTACTTATGCAAACACCTACATTGGCATGGAGGAGAATGAAGCAGCTGGTCTGAACTCTCTTTTTTGGGGAGCATTTGCAGCCTGCAGGGGCCTGGCCATCTGTTTCGCTACCTGCTCCTATCCTGGGACTATGATCTTGTGGAGTCTCATAGGCTCCACTGTGTCATCTTTGTTCCTGGCACTGTTCAACACACACACTGTCTCTCTGTGGCTTGGCTCTGCAGTGTACGGGGCTTCAATGGCAACTGTATTTCCCAGTGGCATTTCCTGGATTGAGCAGTATACCACAATTGAAGGGAAATCTGCATCATTGTTTGTGATGGGTGCTGCTCTGGGGGAAATGTGTGTTCCTGCAATGGTTGGCTATCTTCAGGGACACTTTCCAACCCTCCCTGTGCTCATGTATGCGGCACTGGGAGCTGCAGTCATGACCGCAGTGCTGTTTCCTGTGATGTATAAGCTAGCTACAGCACCCTGTGATGCTCAACTTAAGGACACTGGAGACAGTGAAGTCCAGGAAGCCTTATTGTCCAATGCTCATCTTGAGGAAGATGAGGAGGATGGCAGAGAATGGAATGAAGTAGACTTTGAAGTGATTGAGATGAATGACACACTGAGGAATTCTGTCATAGAAACATCTAAGACAATCCAAG